One Nerophis ophidion isolate RoL-2023_Sa linkage group LG06, RoL_Noph_v1.0, whole genome shotgun sequence genomic region harbors:
- the dnajc22 gene encoding dnaJ homolog subfamily C member 22, producing the protein MVKRVIVAYALWAGGGLFGLHHFYLGRDSHALLWMLTMGGFGIGWLREITRIPAYVGEANQHTEEERRRPSTMVPPPVSLVRFAGQMCVGIYFGTVALIGLSSLSFFYLMVLPLCVGAGVHLVSTVGQQTSDLSKTLTASLITSPIFYGSTLSPLPISLAASITAAQHRRYKKPQAGTQELGPRLYRLGLAWLAFSTPLAYCVFHNTTATFYYLSDCVAALLDFFWFLPWLRSVVEYIFLMPYRILCVFTGGGYYEEALKTMLEILVKDYTQREKEALELMSLGSQASLEEITRGYRELAKVWHPDHNPSKDAEAMFVKLHEAYEVLLRRHRPDRFK; encoded by the exons ATGGTAAAACGTGTCATAGTAGCCTATGCCCTGTGGGCAGGAGGTGGGCTTTTTGGCCTTCACCATTTTTATCTAGGAAGAGACAGCCATGCCCTGTTATGGATGCTAACAATGGGAGGGTTTGGCATTGGTTGGCTCCGAGAGATTACACGTATTCCTGCGTACGTTGGTGAAGCCAATCAACACACAGAGGAGGAGAGGAGAAGACCTTCAACAATGGTGCCTCCACCAGTAAGCCTTGTTAGATTTGCTGGCCAGATGTGCGTTGGAATCTATTTCGGTACAGTGGCTCTGATTGGACTGAGCTCCCTCAGTTTCTTCTACTTGATGGTCCTGCCTTTATGTGTGGGTGCCGGTGTGCATTTAGTGTCCACTGTTGGCCAACAGACATCTGATCTCTCAAAAACACTCACCGCCAGTCTGATAACATCCCCAATATTCTACGGCAGCACTTTATCCCCACTTCCTATCAGCCTGGCAGCCAGTATCACAGCTGCACAACATCGCAGGTACAAGAAACCCCAGGCAGGAACACAGGAACTTG GTCCAAGGCTTTATAGGCTGGGTCTTGCTTGGCTGGCCTTCTCTACTCCATTAGCGTATTGTGTTTTCCATAATACCACAGCCACGTTTTACTATCTGTCGGACTGTGTGGCTGCATTACTGGATTTTTTCTGGTTTCTTCCTTGGCTCAGAAGTGTGGTGGAGTACATTTTCCTAATGCCATATCGTATCCTGTGCGTCTTCACTGGAGGTGGGTACTATGAAGAGGCCCTGAAAACGATGCTGGAAATATTGGTTAAAGACTACACTCAGCGTGAGAAAGAGGCCCTGGAA TTGATGTCCTTGGGATCACAAGCCTCTCTTGAAGAGATAACCCGTGGCTACAGGGAGCTGGCTAAGGTGTGGCACCCGGACCACAACCCCAGTAAGGACGCTGAGGCAATGTTCGTAAAGCTCCACGAAGCATATGAGGTTCTTCTAAGGCGCCACAGGCCGGATCGCTTCAAATAG